A section of the Mastomys coucha isolate ucsf_1 unplaced genomic scaffold, UCSF_Mcou_1 pScaffold15, whole genome shotgun sequence genome encodes:
- the Rps21 gene encoding 40S ribosomal protein S21 gives MQNDAGEFVDLYVPRKCSASNRIIAAKDHASIQMNVAEVDRNTGRFNGQFKTYGICGAIRRMGESDDSILRLAKADAIVSKNF, from the exons ATGCAGAACGACGCCGGCGAGTTTGTGGACCTGTACGTGCCGCGGAAATG CTCCGCGAGCAACCGCATCATTGCTGCCAAGGACCACGCATCCATCCAGATGAATGTGGCCGAG GTTGACCGGAACACAGGCCGGTTTAATGGCCAGTTTAAAACCTACGGCATCTGCGGAGCCATTCGCAGGATG ggTGAGTCAGATGACTCTATTCTCCGACTGGCTAAGGCTGACGCAATTGTCTCAAA gAACTTTTGA